Proteins from a single region of Mesorhizobium sp. B1-1-8:
- a CDS encoding LysR family transcriptional regulator: MRARHLEVFTAVMRAGTVTAAARMLNISQPALSQVLLHTEDELGFTLFERVKGRLRPTPEALEIFPDAERLLAGLDGLRRKTTDLRLGRAGLVRVAASPPPAIAILPRAFTAFRAQQPNILLRAHSAPIAAIVDMLRAGDASLGVAMDDRLPPDIDAQVMGSIGFACLLPAGHALQRKTELTLADLVGEELISYRGNTRPAEELAHSARAQGVALSPSLEIDISISAVGFVQAGLGIGLVDALLPWHQFAGLAVRPLAGGPEFPIALLTSRARALSRADEMMRDEIRAACFAVLGEGFKA, from the coding sequence ATGCGGGCCCGGCACCTCGAAGTGTTCACAGCCGTGATGCGCGCCGGCACGGTGACCGCCGCGGCGAGGATGCTGAACATCTCCCAGCCCGCGCTCAGCCAAGTGCTGCTCCATACGGAGGACGAACTCGGCTTCACGCTGTTCGAGCGTGTCAAGGGCCGGCTGCGGCCGACGCCTGAGGCGCTCGAAATCTTCCCCGATGCCGAGCGGCTGTTGGCGGGACTCGACGGCTTGCGCCGTAAGACCACGGACCTGCGCCTCGGCCGAGCCGGACTGGTGCGGGTCGCGGCCTCGCCGCCGCCGGCCATCGCGATATTGCCCCGCGCCTTCACCGCATTCCGGGCGCAGCAGCCCAACATATTGCTGCGTGCCCATAGCGCGCCGATCGCCGCGATCGTCGACATGCTGCGCGCGGGCGATGCCAGTCTCGGCGTGGCCATGGACGATCGCCTGCCTCCCGACATTGACGCACAGGTGATGGGCAGCATCGGTTTCGCATGCCTCTTACCCGCTGGGCACGCGCTGCAAAGGAAAACCGAGCTGACGCTCGCCGACCTCGTTGGGGAGGAGCTGATATCTTATCGCGGAAATACCCGTCCCGCCGAAGAACTGGCCCACTCGGCACGCGCGCAAGGCGTGGCGCTTTCGCCGTCGCTGGAGATCGACATCTCCATCTCCGCGGTCGGCTTCGTTCAGGCCGGCTTGGGGATCGGCCTCGTCGATGCGCTTTTGCCCTGGCACCAGTTTGCCGGGCTTGCAGTCAGGCCGCTGGCGGGCGGGCCGGAATTTCCGATCGCGCTGCTCACGTCGCGTGCCCGGGCCCTATCGCGCGCCGACGAGATGATGCGCGATGAAATCCGCGCGGCCTGTTTTGCTGTCCTCGGCGAAGGCTTCAAAGCATAA